The DNA region CGCAGGGCGGTCAGGGCTGCGGTGACCTCGGCGGCAGGCACCATGAGCAGGAAGCCCACGCCCATGTTCAGCGCCCGGAAGGCCTCCTCGCGGGACACGTTGGCCTCCCGCACGATCAGCCCGAAGAGGGGCGGCACGGTCCACGACGAGGTCTGCACCTGCATCCCCACCCCGGCGGGGAAGACGCGCGGCGGGTTGTCCACCAGCCCGCCTCCGGTGATATGCGCCATGCCGTGAATCGTCACATCCGCCCGCCGCAACGCCTCGAAGGCTCCCAGGTAGGCGCGGTGGGGCACGGTGAGAAGGTCTTCGAGCCGCTCGCCTCCCAGGTCCACCCGGGACTCGCCCCACTCCAACGCGTCCAGCGCCATCCGCGCCAGGCTGTAGCCATTGGTGTGCAGTCCGGTGCTCGGCAGGGCGATCACCACGTCGCCGGGTTGCAGGGCCGAGCCGTCCACGAGGGCGGCGCGGTCCACCACCCCGACGACCGTGCCCACCACGTCCAGCTCTCCCTCCACGTACACGCCGGGCATCTCGGCGGTCTCGCCCCCCAATAGGGCGACGCCCAGCGCCTCGCACGCCGCCGCCGCGCCCGTGACGATCTCGGCGGCGACCCCCGGGCGGAGTTTGCCCATCGCCACGTAGTCGAGGAAGAAGAGGGGCCGCGCCCCCTGCACGAGAATGTCATTCACGCAGTGGTTGACGATGTCCGCGCCCAGGCCCGCGAAACGTCCCGTGCGGGCGGCGACCTTCGTCTTCGTGCCCACCCCGTCGGTCGAGGCCACGAGCACGGGCTCGGCCATCCCCGTGAAGGTGGGGCGGAAGAGGCCGCCAAAACCCCCCAGGCCGCCCAGCACGGCGGGGCCGTGGGTGCGGGCCACCGCCTCCCGCATCAGGGCGACCGCCTGCCCACCCGCGTCGATGCTCACGCCCGCCCGCTCGTAGGCGGACGCCGCCCCCTCGTCCTTGCTGTCCTGAGTCATGCTCCCCCCACACCCCGCGCCCGGCAGGTTCGGCAGGCAGTCTAGCGGACGGGGGAGCGGGGCCGGGCGCCTCGCGGCTGCGGTCGCTTAGGGCGGTGCCGAAAGGTTTTCTTTAGGAGAGCACCCTCACCCCTCCACGAAGAGGGGCAGCGAGGACGGCCTCACCGCCCCCACCTCCACCGCCCGGCGGTGCAGCTCGCGCACGGCCCGCTCCCCCTCCTCTCCCACGTCCAGGGAAAAGTCGTTCACGTACAGGTCGATGTGCGCCCGCATCACGTCGTCGCTCATCTCCAGGGCGTGACGGCGGATGTACTCCATCGGCTCCGCCGGGTGGGCGCGGGCGTACTCCAGGCTCCCCCGCACCGCCCGGTTCAGGCCGCGCTGGACCTCCCCCGGAAGGTCACGCCGCACCAGGATCGCGCCGAGGGGCAGGGGCAATCCCGTCTCCCCCTCCCACCACACGCCGAGGTCGAGGAGTTTCACCAATCCATGCTCCGGGTACGTGAAACGCGACTCGTGGATGATCAGCCCCGCGTCCACCTCCCCGCGCGCCACGGCGGGCATCACCTCGTCGTAGCGCATCCGGGTGAGGCGGACCTCCGGGTAGGCCAGGCGCAGCAGGAGTTCGGCGGTGGTGAGGGCCCCGGGAGAGGCCACCAGCCTGCCGTTCAGGTCCCCAATCTCCTCCCGCGCGACGACGAGCGGCCCCACACCCCTCCCCAGCGCCCCGCCCGACCTCAGGGCGACGTACCGGTCCATCACCTCGAAGGAGGTGCGGTAACTGATCTTGGTGATGGGAAGGCGGCCTGCGACCGCCCAGTCGTTGAGCGTCTGCACGTCCTCCAGCCGCTCGCGGACGGGGAGGGGTGAGGCGACCCGCCCGGCGTGCAGGGCGTAGAAGATGAAGGTGTCGTTGGGGCAAAACGAATAGCCCAGGTCGAGGGTCAGGGTGGCGGGGGCGAGGTCGGTCATGGGGTCAGGGTACGCCCGCTTCTCACCCCGGTCAGCGGTGCGTCACACGCGCGTGGGTAGGCTGGGGCCATGTTCAAGGCCCTGCCGCCCGTCCTCCTCGCCCTCAGCCTCAGCGCGTGCGTGCCCCCTCAAGCGCAGAATGGCGGCGCCCGGAACACGGAGGAGACCACCGTGCCCGTCGGCGGCCCGGCCCAGGTGGGACAGTGCGCGCCCGGCTACGTCCGGCCCGACCTCGCGGTGCTGGAACGCGACCTTGCCGCCGCCCGGGAGAGGTGGACGGCGGCGGGCGTGCGCGACTACAGCCACGACTTCGCCCAGGTGTCGGCGCCGCTGCGCTTTCCCACCGTGCGCGTCTCGGTGCGAGGCGGGATGGCGCAGGCCGTGTCCCTCGCCCCCGGGGAGACGGGCGAGCCGAGCCCCCAGGCCCGCGCGACGGTCGAGGACCGTTTCGCCAACATCGCCCAGGCGCTCGAAGCCCAGCGGGAACAGCCCTGCCCCGCCGTCGAGGTCGAATACGACGGGCGCGACGGCCACCCCACCCGCTTCTACAGCGGCACCCGCCAGGCGAACGTGGCCGACGGCTGGGGCGAGTGGCGGATCACGAACTTTACCCGGCCCTGACCCGCCCCGCCCCCGGCCGCCGCGCCTACAGGAGCGCCACGAACCCGGCGGCGAGGAGGAGCATCCCCGTCACGCCCAGCGGCGGGTAGATGTGGTGCCGGGTGAAGAGCCACGCCCCGAGGAGCAGCGCCACCCCTCCGGGCACCACCCGCCTTCCCACGCCGGGCCACAGGGCGGCGAGGGTCAGCACGCAGGCCGCCAGCAGCCCGAGGTTCCCCACGTCCCCCAGGGCGTTCTCCTGGCGAAAGAGCGCGGCGACGACGGCGGAGTCCTCGTCCACCCCCAGGCCCACCAGCCGCCCGGTCCCGACCCCCGCGAGCAGGTCCACCGCCGGGTAGTAGGCGGCGTAGACGAAGGCCCCGCCCCGCGCGAGCCACGCCAGCGGCCCGGGAACGCCTGCGAGCAGCCACCAGACGTTCACCCCGATCAGCGGAAACAGCGGGATCAGCGCGAGGTGCAGGCTCGTCCAGTGGCGGGCCGTGTCCAGGGTCAGGTCGGCGGGGTGCGTCAGTCCCAACACGGCCATGACGAGCGGCGCGGCCCCGATGCCGAGGAGGGACCAGGGGGAGGGGTGGAGCGGGCGGGCAGGCGAGACTACGGGGAGAGCTTCCATACGCGCCCGTCCTTTCGGGGGAGAGAAGGGATCAGGTCATCCCCCGACCTGCGTGGGGGCCGCCACGAGGAGAACACGTCTTCCCCGGCCCTCCCCTCACCGCACGTCCCGCAGCGCCGCCCGAGCGGCCTCCGCGTCCCGCGCGATCTGGGCTCTCAGCTCGTCGAGGCTGCCGAACTTCTGCTCGCCGCGCAGCCGGGTGAAGAACTTGACCTGCAGCTCCTCCCCGTACAGGTCGCCCTCGTAGTCGAAGAGGTGGACCTCGAAGCGGCGCCCGGTGCCGTTGACTGTCGGACGAAAACCCACGTTCGCCATTCCGTGATGCCGCTCCTGGTGGTGCGGCCCGCGCTCGGTGATCGCCACGACCGCGAAGACGCCCAGCGGGAGCGCCTTGCCCTCGGGGACGCGGATGTTGGCGGTGGGCCAGCCGATGGTGCGCCCCAAGCGGTCCCCCTGCACGACCACCCCCTGCGCGTCGTAGTGGCGCCCGAGGAGGCGCTGCACGCCCTCAACGTCCCCCGCCTTGAGGAGTTCGCGGATGCGGGTGCTCTTGATGTCGTCGCCGCCGAGCTGGTGCATGGGCAGCGCCACCACCTCGCGCGTCACCTCGCGCAGGTCCGCCACACCCCCCGCCCGCCCCCGCCCGAAGTGGAAGTCCTCGCCGACCACGATGGCGCGGGGATGCAGGGCCCGCAGGTCGTCCAGAAAGGCCTCCTTGGGCCGGGCGGCGAACTCGGCGGTGAAGGGCACGGCGACGGTTTCGTCCACCCCGTAGCGGGCCAGGAGGTCGAGCTTTTCGGGAAGGGTGGACAGGAACTCGACCCCCTGGGTGAGCACGCGGGTGGGGGGGTCGAAGGTGTAGACGACGCTGGGGACGCGGTGCTCGCGCGCCCTGGCCTTGAGCTGGGCGATGAGCGCCTGGTGGCCCAGATGTACCCCGTCGAAGGAGCCCACGGCGACCACCGTCTCCGTGTCGGGGCGCTGGGAGGGCGAGACGTAGGTCTTCACCCCTCGCCCCGGGCCAGGAGTTGCACCGCGAAGAGGGCCGCCGTGACCGTCGAGGCGCTCCCCTTGAACGTGCCGTCCCGCAGGCCGTCGAGGACCGCCTGGGGAGGCATCCACACCGTCTCCAGGTCCTCGTCCTCGTCGGGGTCCAGGCGGCTCTCGCGCAGGTTGCGGGCCTGGAGGACGTACAGCTCCTCGTCGCAGAAGCCGGGGCTGGAGTAGAAGCGGGTCAGCAGGGTCATGTCGCCGTCGAGGCCCACCTCCTCCTGAAGCTCGCGGCGGGCGGCCTCCTCGGGGCTCTCGCCGTCGTCGATCAGCCCGGCGGGGGCCTCCAGGGTCATCGCGTCCACCGCCCGCCGCCGCTGCCGGACGAACAGCATCTCGCCCGCGTCGTTCAGCGCCAGGATCGCCACCGCGTCGGCGTGGCGCACGATCTCCCACTTGCCGCCTTGCAGCTCCAGCCGCACGATGTGGCCGTCGTAGATGACCTGGGTGCCCTCGCCCGTGGCTGCGTCGCTCATGGGGGCAATCTAGAGGATGCGGAAGGCGGAAGGCTAAAGAATCTTTCGCCATCCGCCCTCGACCTCCCACCATCTGCCACAATCCCCCCATGCTCACCCGCGCCGACCTGGAGGAGCGCGAGGCCCGGACGCTCGCGCCGTACGCCACCCTGAGTTCCCGGTCCCTTGGACGCGAGTACCCGGAGCCCGAGAGCGCCACCCGCACCGCCTTCCAGAAGGACCGCGACCGCATCCTGCACACGACGGCCTTTCGGCGGTTGGAGGCGAAGACGCAGGTGTTCCTCAACGCGCGGGGGGACCACTACCGCACCCGCCTGACGCACACGCTGGAGGTCCAGCAGGTCGCCCGCTCGGTGGCCCTGACGCTCGGGCTCAACGAGACGCTGGCGGAGACCATCGCCCTCGCGCACGACCTGGGACACCCCCCCTTCGGGCACGCCGGGGAGCGGGTGCTGCACGCATTGATGGCGGAGCACGGGGAGGGCTTCGACCACAACACCCAGGCGCGGCGCATCGTGACCCGGCTGGAGGACCGTTACCCGGACTTCCCGGGGCTGAACCTGACCCTGGACACCCTCGACGGCCTGAACAAGCACGACCGGGCGGGGCAGGGGCCGCCGAGCCTGGAAGCGCAACTCGTGGACGCCGCCGACGCCCTCGGCTACACCGCCCACGACCTCGACGACGGGCTGCGAAGTGGCCTCATTACACCAGCGCAACTCGCCGAACTGCCCCTCTGGCGGGAACTCCTCGCGCGGGTGCCCACCGCCTCTCCCAACTTGACCGAACGCGACCGCCGCACCCTCCACCGCGAGTTGCTGGGCTGGCTGATCACGGACCTGACGGGGGCGAGTGAGGCCGCCATCCGAGCAAGCGGCATCGAGAGCGCCGAGGACGCCCGCGCCCACACCGGGCCGAACGGGGGGCGGCTGATCACGTACGGGGACGCCATGCACGCCCTGCTGCGCGAGACGGGCGTCTTCCTGCGCGAGCACCTGTACCGCCACTGGCGGGTGGAGATGCAGGTCGAGCAGGCGACCCGCGTCCTGACGACCCTCTTCCGGGCGTTCCTGGCCCGGCCCTCCATGCTGCCGCCCCAGGCCCGCGCCCGGGCACAGGAGGACGGCCTGCCGCGCGCCGTGTGCGACTTCATCGCGGGGATGACGGACCGCTACGCGACGGAGACGTACGCGGCGATCACGCCTCCCCCGGCGGCGCCGAACTGGTCGAGGTAGAGGACGAGGCTGGGTGGCGCACCTGCGCCGTCCCCCAGCCCCCCGACCTCTTACACTGCCGTATGTCCGAGCGCATTCCGCTGGAGACCCTGACCGCCCTCCCCACCGTCGCGGCCCTGAGTGTCTCGCACGGCGGCGAGGAGGTGGCCTTTTACGCCGATTGGACCGGACGCTTCGAGCTGTACGTCCTGAAGCTCCGCACCCGCGAGCGGCGCCAGGTGACGAACGGGGAGGCGCCCAAGGGCATCCGTGCGGGCTTCGTGTGGTCCCACGACGACACACGCATCCTCTTCAGCCGGGACGAGGGCGGCGACGAGCGGCAGGCCCTTTTCGAGGTGACGGTGGCGCCCGGGGAGGTGCGGCCCCTCCAGCACTCCCCGGGGAGCATGGACTACGCGGTGGACGCCCACCCGGACGGCAGGCGACTCCTCGTGAACAGCACGCGCGGCGGGCAGATGAACGTGCACGTCTACGACCTGACCCGGGAGGGCGAGGACGCCTGGACGGCCCTCACCCGGCAGCCCAACACCACCCAGGGGGTGGCCTGGAGCCCCGACGGCACGCGGGTGACGCTCAACACCAACGAGAGCGCCGACCTGCGCAACCTGGACGGCCACGTGATGAACGCGGACGGGAGCGATCTACGACGGGTCCTGCGGGTGCGCGAGGGCAGCCGGGACGGGGTGGGCCGCTGGCACCCCGACGGGCGGCGGGTGGCCGTGACCAGCGACGCGGACGGGCACGGGCGGGTGGGCCTCCTCACCCTGGAGAGCGGCGAGGTGCGCTGGCTCACGCCCGCAGACGGGGTCACCGAGGAGGAGGCCGGGGAGTTCTCCCCCGATGGCCGCTGGCTGAGCGTGATCCGCAACGTGGAGAGCACCCTGACGCCCGTCCTGTACGACACGGAAACCGGACAGGCCCGCGAGCTGCGGCTGCCGCCCGGTCTCGCCTACGGCATGGAGTTCGCGCTGGACGGCACGCGGCTGCTCTTCCAGCACACGACGACCACCACCCGCCCGGAGGTGCTGCTGTACGACCTGGAGACCGACACCCCCGAGGTCCTGCTGCCCGCCGAGTACGGCGAGGTGGACCCGGCGGACTTCGTGCCCGGCGAGTACGTGCGCTACCCCACCGAAGGCGGCCTGCACGTTCCCGCCATCCTCTACCGGTCCCGGTCGACCACCCCCGGCGAACGTTTCCCGGCGCTGGTCTGCGTACACGGCGGCCCCACCGCGCAGTTCTTCCGCGCCTTCAGCGCGCAGCTCCAGTTCCTCGCCGACCGGGGGTACGTGGTGCTGTGCCCCAACGTGCGCGGCTCAACCGGGTACGGGGTGGAGTGGCGCGACGCCAACCTGAGGGACTGGGGCGGGCGTGACCTGGAGGACGTGGCCGCCGGGGCCGAGTACCTGAAGACGCTCGACTTCGTGGACCCAGGGCGCGTCGGCGTCTTCGGCGGCAGCTACGGCGGCTACCTCTCCTACCTCGCGGCGGTGAAAAAGCCGGGGCTGTTCAAGGTCAGCGTGCCCATCGTCGGGATCACGGACCTGCACCGACTCTTCGAGGACAACAGCCGCGACATGCCGCAACTCGGTTACTACTTCCGCACGCTGATGGGGGACCCGGTCGAGCAGGCCGGGTTGTGGCGCGAGCGCAGCCCGATCACCCACGCCGCGAACCTGAAGGCCCACATGTTCATGATCCACGGCGTCAACGACCCCCGCTGCCCGGTGAACCAGGCCCGGGGTTTCCGGGACGCCCTGCTCGCCCACGGCCGGGAGGAGGGCCGCGACTTCGAGTACGTGGAGTTCGGCGACGAGGGCCACGGGGCGGGCGACATCGCCGGGAGGACCCGCAGCTACCGCCTGCTGGCCGACTACCTCGCCCGGCGGCTGTGAGGGGCTAAGCCCCCGGCGCCACCACCCGCACCCCCGCCCCCACCAACGCCGCCCGCAGGCCCCGCGCGAGTTCCGCCGCCTCGGCCCCGTCCCCGTGCAGGCAGAGGGTCCGGGCGGGCACGCGCACCGTCTCCCCCGTCACCGCCGTGCCGACGCCCTCCCGCGCGAGGCGGACGCCCTGGGCCACCGCCTGATTGTGGGGGAGCAGGGCGCCCGCCTGACCGCGCGGCCACAGGGAGCCGTCAGGCGCGTAGCCCCGGTCGGCGAAGGCCTCGCCCACTGCCTCCAGACCCAGGGCCTCCGCCTCGCGCAGCATGACGGAGTGCTCGCCCGCCAGCCCGAAGTACAGAGGGAGGCCGGAACCCTTCGCGGCAACGGCGATGGCGCGGGCCAGCTCCGCGTCCTTCACCGCCATGTTGTAGAGCATCCCGTGGGGTTTGACGTGCGCGAGCCGCACCCCCTCGCGGGCCGCCACCGCCTTCAACGCCTCGATCTGCTCGCGGACGAAGGCGGTCACCTCCCCTGGGGGGAAGTGCATCTCCCGCCGCCCGAAGCCCTCGCGGTCGGGGAAGCCGGGGTGGGCACCCGCCGAGACGCCATGTTTTGCGGCGAGGCGCAGGCTGCCTTGCATCGTCCCCTCGTCCCCCGCGTGCCCCCCGCAGGCGATGTTCGCGCTCGACACGAAGGGCATCACGAACTCCTCGTGGGGGCTGCCCTCCCCCAGGTCGGCGTTGAGGTCGATGGTCCGCTCGGAGGTCATACCCCCTTGTACCACCAGCGCAGTGCTCCCTCCACCCCGCGCAGCGCCCGTTCCTGCCGCAAGAGCGCCGCGTGCGCCTCCTCCACCGTCACCGGGCGGAACTTCACCCGGTCGCCGGGCCGCAGTTGGCCGAGGGCCGGCAGGTCCACCCGCGCCACGACGAGCGGGGTCGGGTAGCCGCCGTGGGTGCCCGCGTCACTCAGGAGCAGGATGGGACGCCCGTCCGGGGGAAGCTGCACCGCGCCGGGGGGGTTGGGGAGGCTGACGCGGGTGGGATCGTGCGGGGCGGGGACAGGTTCGGTCAGCCGCGCGCCCATCCGGTCGGCCTGCCCGCTGACGGTGAAGGTGGACCCGCAGAGAACGGCGAGGAGGTCGGGCGTGGCCTCCGGCGTCGGGAGGACGCGCAGGGTGAGGTCCGGCCCGGTGGGGGTGTGGAGGTCGGGGGATACGAAGGCGCGGGGCGGCAGAGCAGGGGCTGAGGGGAACCAGGAGAGGCGGTCACCCGCCCTGAGCGACCGCCCCTCCAGCCCGCCGAACCCCGTTCTGAGGTCGGTGGAGCGGCTGCCGAACACTTCCTGCCCGTGGAGCCCGCCCCGCACGGCGAGGAAGGCCCGCGCCCCCCCCGGGGTGCCGGGGATGGAGAGGGTCTGTCCCTTCCGCACAGGAACGGCCCGCCAGAGGGGGAAGGGCCCGTCCAGCCTCGCCTCGAAGGGAGCGCCGCACAGCGAGACGAGGGCGTCCGCGTGGAAGCGCAGGGTGGGACCGCCCAGGGTGACCTCCAGCCCCGCCGCCCCCGCCGGGTTCCCCACCAGGGCGTTCGCCAGGCGCCGCGCCACCGGATCGGCGGCCCCGCCCTCCGGCACGCCGAGCGCCCGCGCCCGCCGCCCCGCGTCCTGCACGGTGGTGAGGAGGCCGGGGCGCTCCACGGTCAGGGAGGAGGACTCAGCCACCGGGACCGCCCACCTCCACGAACGTCACCCGGTCGCCCGCGCGCCAGAGCACCGGGTCCTCCCGGCCCACGTCGAAGAGCACGGCGCCCGTGCGCCCGACGATACGCCACCCGCCCGGTGTCTCGCGCGGGTACACGCCCGCCCAGGGGCCGCCGAGCGCGACGCTGCCCGCCGGGACGCGGTCGCGGGGGGTGTCCAGCCGGGGCATCCGCAGTTCCCCGGGCAGGCCTGTCAGGAAGGCGAAGCCGGGGGTGAAGCCCAGGAAGGCGACCTCCAGCGGGACGGCACACAGGGCGCGGATAAAGTCGGGAATGTCCAACCCCGCCCGCTCGGCGCACCAGGCGAGGTCGGGCCCGTCGAAGGTCACGGGGAGGGCCAGGGTTCTGCCCGTCCCACCCGCCCGCCCCGTCAACTCGGCCAGCCGCGCGGCGAGGTTGGCGGTCAGCGCCTCCGGGGGGGCCACTAGCGGGTCGTACAGGACGGTCAGCACGTCGAGCGCAGGCACGGCCTCGCCCACGCCAGGGAGGGGGGAGGCCGTCAGTTCCGCCAGCAGTTCACGCGCGAGGGGCGAGCGCACGACGAGCGCGGCGTCGCCGAGTGGGGTGATCTCGGGCAGCGTGGTCCTCCCCTCCTGCGACATGCGCCCATCATTCCACGCGGCCCCCGGTAGGCTGGGCGGTATGACCCCCACCCAGCAGCGGCCCCCTCATGAGCGGTACTTCCGGGCCGTCGCCGTGCAGCCACAGTGGAGCGCCGCCGACTTTCTGAGCACTGAGGCCTTTCGGGCCTGGATGCGCTCTCAACTGGAAATGGCCCGCCCGCACCTCGCGCAAGGTCGCCCCAACCTCGTCGTGCTCACCGAACTCAACGGGCTGCCGCTGGTGCTGCGCGGGGTGCCCCTCGCC from Deinococcus aetherius includes:
- a CDS encoding S9 family peptidase is translated as MSERIPLETLTALPTVAALSVSHGGEEVAFYADWTGRFELYVLKLRTRERRQVTNGEAPKGIRAGFVWSHDDTRILFSRDEGGDERQALFEVTVAPGEVRPLQHSPGSMDYAVDAHPDGRRLLVNSTRGGQMNVHVYDLTREGEDAWTALTRQPNTTQGVAWSPDGTRVTLNTNESADLRNLDGHVMNADGSDLRRVLRVREGSRDGVGRWHPDGRRVAVTSDADGHGRVGLLTLESGEVRWLTPADGVTEEEAGEFSPDGRWLSVIRNVESTLTPVLYDTETGQARELRLPPGLAYGMEFALDGTRLLFQHTTTTTRPEVLLYDLETDTPEVLLPAEYGEVDPADFVPGEYVRYPTEGGLHVPAILYRSRSTTPGERFPALVCVHGGPTAQFFRAFSAQLQFLADRGYVVLCPNVRGSTGYGVEWRDANLRDWGGRDLEDVAAGAEYLKTLDFVDPGRVGVFGGSYGGYLSYLAAVKKPGLFKVSVPIVGITDLHRLFEDNSRDMPQLGYYFRTLMGDPVEQAGLWRERSPITHAANLKAHMFMIHGVNDPRCPVNQARGFRDALLAHGREEGRDFEYVEFGDEGHGAGDIAGRTRSYRLLADYLARRL
- a CDS encoding NUDIX domain-containing protein translates to MSDAATGEGTQVIYDGHIVRLELQGGKWEIVRHADAVAILALNDAGEMLFVRQRRRAVDAMTLEAPAGLIDDGESPEEAARRELQEEVGLDGDMTLLTRFYSSPGFCDEELYVLQARNLRESRLDPDEDEDLETVWMPPQAVLDGLRDGTFKGSASTVTAALFAVQLLARGEG
- the purM gene encoding phosphoribosylformylglycinamidine cyclo-ligase — its product is MTQDSKDEGAASAYERAGVSIDAGGQAVALMREAVARTHGPAVLGGLGGFGGLFRPTFTGMAEPVLVASTDGVGTKTKVAARTGRFAGLGADIVNHCVNDILVQGARPLFFLDYVAMGKLRPGVAAEIVTGAAAACEALGVALLGGETAEMPGVYVEGELDVVGTVVGVVDRAALVDGSALQPGDVVIALPSTGLHTNGYSLARMALDALEWGESRVDLGGERLEDLLTVPHRAYLGAFEALRRADVTIHGMAHITGGGLVDNPPRVFPAGVGMQVQTSSWTVPPLFGLIVREANVSREEAFRALNMGVGFLLMVPAAEVTAALTALRAAGETPWVIGEMVEGAGVTFAGNTPGEAVSGVSP
- a CDS encoding DUF6174 domain-containing protein, producing MFKALPPVLLALSLSACVPPQAQNGGARNTEETTVPVGGPAQVGQCAPGYVRPDLAVLERDLAAARERWTAAGVRDYSHDFAQVSAPLRFPTVRVSVRGGMAQAVSLAPGETGEPSPQARATVEDRFANIAQALEAQREQPCPAVEVEYDGRDGHPTRFYSGTRQANVADGWGEWRITNFTRP
- a CDS encoding deoxyguanosinetriphosphate triphosphohydrolase; protein product: MLTRADLEEREARTLAPYATLSSRSLGREYPEPESATRTAFQKDRDRILHTTAFRRLEAKTQVFLNARGDHYRTRLTHTLEVQQVARSVALTLGLNETLAETIALAHDLGHPPFGHAGERVLHALMAEHGEGFDHNTQARRIVTRLEDRYPDFPGLNLTLDTLDGLNKHDRAGQGPPSLEAQLVDAADALGYTAHDLDDGLRSGLITPAQLAELPLWRELLARVPTASPNLTERDRRTLHRELLGWLITDLTGASEAAIRASGIESAEDARAHTGPNGGRLITYGDAMHALLRETGVFLREHLYRHWRVEMQVEQATRVLTTLFRAFLARPSMLPPQARARAQEDGLPRAVCDFIAGMTDRYATETYAAITPPPAAPNWSR
- a CDS encoding 1,4-dihydroxy-6-naphthoate synthase is translated as MTDLAPATLTLDLGYSFCPNDTFIFYALHAGRVASPLPVRERLEDVQTLNDWAVAGRLPITKISYRTSFEVMDRYVALRSGGALGRGVGPLVVAREEIGDLNGRLVASPGALTTAELLLRLAYPEVRLTRMRYDEVMPAVARGEVDAGLIIHESRFTYPEHGLVKLLDLGVWWEGETGLPLPLGAILVRRDLPGEVQRGLNRAVRGSLEYARAHPAEPMEYIRRHALEMSDDVMRAHIDLYVNDFSLDVGEEGERAVRELHRRAVEVGAVRPSSLPLFVEG
- a CDS encoding 5-oxoprolinase subunit C family protein — protein: MAESSSLTVERPGLLTTVQDAGRRARALGVPEGGAADPVARRLANALVGNPAGAAGLEVTLGGPTLRFHADALVSLCGAPFEARLDGPFPLWRAVPVRKGQTLSIPGTPGGARAFLAVRGGLHGQEVFGSRSTDLRTGFGGLEGRSLRAGDRLSWFPSAPALPPRAFVSPDLHTPTGPDLTLRVLPTPEATPDLLAVLCGSTFTVSGQADRMGARLTEPVPAPHDPTRVSLPNPPGAVQLPPDGRPILLLSDAGTHGGYPTPLVVARVDLPALGQLRPGDRVKFRPVTVEEAHAALLRQERALRGVEGALRWWYKGV
- a CDS encoding bifunctional riboflavin kinase/FAD synthetase is translated as MKTYVSPSQRPDTETVVAVGSFDGVHLGHQALIAQLKARAREHRVPSVVYTFDPPTRVLTQGVEFLSTLPEKLDLLARYGVDETVAVPFTAEFAARPKEAFLDDLRALHPRAIVVGEDFHFGRGRAGGVADLREVTREVVALPMHQLGGDDIKSTRIRELLKAGDVEGVQRLLGRHYDAQGVVVQGDRLGRTIGWPTANIRVPEGKALPLGVFAVVAITERGPHHQERHHGMANVGFRPTVNGTGRRFEVHLFDYEGDLYGEELQVKFFTRLRGEQKFGSLDELRAQIARDAEAARAALRDVR
- a CDS encoding 5-oxoprolinase subunit PxpA, whose product is MTSERTIDLNADLGEGSPHEEFVMPFVSSANIACGGHAGDEGTMQGSLRLAAKHGVSAGAHPGFPDREGFGRREMHFPPGEVTAFVREQIEALKAVAAREGVRLAHVKPHGMLYNMAVKDAELARAIAVAAKGSGLPLYFGLAGEHSVMLREAEALGLEAVGEAFADRGYAPDGSLWPRGQAGALLPHNQAVAQGVRLAREGVGTAVTGETVRVPARTLCLHGDGAEAAELARGLRAALVGAGVRVVAPGA
- a CDS encoding 5-oxoprolinase subunit B family protein translates to MSQEGRTTLPEITPLGDAALVVRSPLARELLAELTASPLPGVGEAVPALDVLTVLYDPLVAPPEALTANLAARLAELTGRAGGTGRTLALPVTFDGPDLAWCAERAGLDIPDFIRALCAVPLEVAFLGFTPGFAFLTGLPGELRMPRLDTPRDRVPAGSVALGGPWAGVYPRETPGGWRIVGRTGAVLFDVGREDPVLWRAGDRVTFVEVGGPGG